One Urocitellus parryii isolate mUroPar1 chromosome 8, mUroPar1.hap1, whole genome shotgun sequence DNA window includes the following coding sequences:
- the C8H6orf120 gene encoding UPF0669 protein C6orf120 homolog: MAGPWMAAPCWRALLLLLASQAVALVKCSEPDDVPEEWLLLHVVQGQIGAGNYSYLRLNHEGKVVLRMQSLRGDADLYVSDSTLHPSFDDYALQSATCGQDVVFIPAHFQRPVGIGIYGHPSHHESDFEMRVYFDRTVDQYPFGEAAYPAEGAEAGQKQAYSPEEAAPEEESVLWTILISILKLVLEILF; this comes from the coding sequence ATGGCCGGGCCCTGGATGGCGGCTCCCTGTTGGAgggccctgctcctgctgctggCCTCCCAGGCGGTGGCCCTGGTGAAGTGCTCAGAACCTGATGACGTTCCCGAAGAGTGGCTCCTCCTGCACGTGGTTCAGGGCCAGATTGGGGCGGGGAACTACAGCTACCTGAGGCTGAACCACGAGGGGAAGGTGGTCCTGAGGATGCAGAGCCTGCGAGGGGACGCCGACCTGTACGTGTCCGACAGCACCCTCCACCCCAGCTTCGATGACTACGCGCTGCAGTCGGCCACCTGCGGCCAGGACGTGGTCTTCATCCCTGCCCACTTCCAGCGCCCCGTGGGGATAGGCATCTACGGACACCCGTCGCACCACGAGAGCGACTTCGAGATGAGGGTCTATTTCGACAGGACGGTGGACCAGTACCCCTTCGGCGAGGCTGCCTACCCGGCCGAGGGCGCCGAGGCCGGCCAGAAGCAGGCCTACAGCCCCGAGGAGGCGGCTCCCGAGGAGGAATCTGTGCTCTGGACCATTCTCATCAGCATTCTGAAACTGGTCCTGGAGATCCTGTTCTGA